A segment of the Anguilla anguilla isolate fAngAng1 chromosome 6, fAngAng1.pri, whole genome shotgun sequence genome:
CACACGTCACTGTCCTTTTCTAAATATTCTCTCTTTCTACAGATACCACTTCCACCAAACCACCGACCAATACACCTGGTTAGTATCATCATTCACACAGTATGCTGCTTATTGCTGATGATTTTATGCTATTTAAGGAGTTATTTATAATTAGGGGAGCAAGATACCAATTTGAATGGCTTTTTCCAATAAATTCACATTAGTGGTTCACTTCACTCCTCGTCTAAATGTTTCCTCCATCTGCAGGTACAACTCCTTCTTACAATGTATCAACGGGTATGTACTGGTTCATTATAATCTGACACAAATGCTTTACTCGCTACCACTTGTTTCCAGTTATGTGTTGGTTTAGCTTTGCACATACAATTATCAAACTGAATGTTTAAATGTCTATCTTTGAAAGATCCTTTCATTCAGAAAAGTCTTCTGGTTACCAGATTTCAATAATACGTCATACACACTCTATACAAGAGCTGAGTATGAAACAGTTATCTAAAATTAGGAGAGCAAGATACTGGTTTGAAGGTCTTTTTGCTAAATTCACATCGGCCGTTCACTTCACTGTCCTTGTCTGAATATTCTCTCTTTCTACAGATACCACTTCCACCAAACCACCGACCAAAACACCTGGTTAGTATCATCATTCACACAGTATGCTGCTTATTGCTGATTATATGCTAATCATTTTTAGTAAATGTGAAGTTTTCACCACACGTCACTGTCCTTTTCTAAATATTCTCTCTTTCTACAGATACCACTTCCACCAAACCACCGACCAAAATACCTGGTTAGTATCATCATTCACACAGTATGCTGCTTATTGCTGATGATTTTATGCTAATTATTTTTAGTAAATGTGAAGTTTTCACCACGTaatattttttgccattagCTTGACTGGCTGcagtatttccaaaaaaaaaagggaggggttTTATGCAAAGTTATAGATTTCGTCTTTATTGCTGGCAACTCCCATTAATATCTTGTAGTAATTGATCAGTCTGTGGGGTATTTCATGTGTGGTCCTGCAATAGCTACTTCTCAGGTCACAACAGAACATACGGGGGTATACTGAGGATCTTAAACCCCCCCTCGCTTGTGCAAAAGCAGCTGTTTCCAGGGTGGATTCACATTTTGGCTCCGTGCAAAGCCGTACAAGTACATTTGCATCATAGTTGGAATTTTCATAGCTGGGTTTGTAATTTGGGGCGTGTGGATATATGCAAATGCATGAttcagtggttttttttaactgatttgAAGGATAACTGTGAGGAAATTTCCGCTTAGTGACAATAAAGAtctgtttgattgattgactgattggtGCGTTGGCTTGATAATGGAATAATCTGTCATCTTTGTTAAAAAGCTCCTGTCAACGTTGGGATGCCCACAACAACAGCGAAAAAAGCAAGTAAGTACTGGCAGTCAAACAGTATGCTGATTATTAGTAGTAAATGTTAAGTGTGCTTAATACTCATTTAGAGTGACTTTGATTGACTTGTGTTCACAAACCAAGAGGTTTATCACAGAGTTACAAAGTCTATGTAGTGGcaaatgcagtttattgctCATAAAACCACATTACACTTTTCATAGTTACCAAACGTGGCCTTAGTTCGCATTGATCATTAGAgaacaggattttttttgttgttgcctaattTAATGAAGTCCCTTATAGTAGTAGACATTAACTTGTGTACTTTATCTGTtttattgattgactgattggtGCATTGGCTTGATAATGGAATAATCTGTCATCTTTGTTAAAAAGCTCCTACCAGCGTTGGGATGCCCACAACAACAGCGAAAGCAAGTAAGTACTGGCAGTCAAACAGTATGCTGATTATTAGTAGTAAATGGTAAGTGTGCTTAATACTCATTTAGAGCGACTTTGATTGACTTGTGTTCACAAACCAAGAGGTTTATCACCGAGTTACAAAGTCTATGTAGTGGcaaatgcagtttattgctCATAAAACCACATTACACTTTTCATAGTTACCAAACGTGGCCTTAGTTCACGTTGATCATTAgaaaacaggattttttttgttgttgcctaattTAATGAAGTCCCTTATAGTAGTAGACATTAACTTGTGTACTTTATCTCTAAAGCAGCATGGTCAGCATGTTCAGTCACCTGTTCCAGGGAGAGAGACCTGTTGAATCTCACTGCTCAGTACACTGCTCAACATTCTGGCCCAGTTTTTTAGTatctttatgtttattttgcagAATTTGACCTGCATATGTCATTTAAGATTATTGGCCAGACTTACAATCCTCGTTTGAATGACACTTCCTCTCAAGAATATATTCAATTGGAAAAGATCGTCAAAAATGCTGTGagtatttgctttttaaaatgtattgtcattTGGGTGTCACTCAAGTTATATCAGAAGCCCAATTcttatttaagcttttattttctgtgaacgATGTAAGGTCAAAAATGTTCTGCCTTACATCGTTCGGGATGTCACCCCTGGAGCTGAACTCGCACCATTTTGCATCACTTTATGAAATTTTAGGAagcttttctttctgaaaaataataccATAATGTGAACTTGGAACAAATTCTATTGTGAAATTACAAGTGAAAAAAGTGATTCAcaagtgaaaatattattgaGTGTTATGAGCTCATGTTTTATACTAGCTAGCTGActataacattaaataattCAGTGATCGGCGAGCTAGTTAGTTATACCGCTAGCTACCTTGCTAGCTAGTTACCGATCGCTGAAATGTACAGGTGGTTGGCTAGCACAATGGTCTTGTGGATAATTCAGTTGGGTACTAGCCCCTGAGCAGGCATTGCATATATTCATGTTTGTTGCTGGGCAGCTAGCTGTACATTTTAGCGACTgatgactagctagctagcagtacagttagctagctacctattGTTAAATCTGGCCAATTTCCTGATGATGAGTTGTAATCTTTTCTTTGGCTGTTTATACATTTGCATTATAAAAAGCCTTTGTTTTAACACAATTGATTGCCCATACACTCCTCCTGTGTGTAAATCATGACGTATTTTGAGAATCAGTTTTTACGGTTATCATTATCAACATTACTATTTTGTACAGATTGATGAAATCTTCAGGATGACGGTTAAAGGATACATCGGAGTATCAGACATTCGCTTTTCGTAAGTAAATGGGAACTTTACAATGGTGGCCCTAGCCTATCTGGTGTCCTAGACAAAACGAATGGTCGAATGGTGCCCCTTCAGCTTCCATacacattgaaaatgaacagagcCTTGGGATTGTGCAAAGTGGCTCCCTTCTTTGTTGTTCCAAAACTTCACGATTAGCAATTTAAGTGTCTGaatataaaaaacatgaaaatataattacaagttttttttgtaattgtaatttaatcGATACAAATCAATTTATACGTCCaatgattaatttaaatgtaattatagcCAAAAGAGGCTATTTCAAGGAAAGTTGTgtctaatattattttttgactaaaattcatctttttgtgtaattattggtagaaactgaaaatatgtttgtactttggtttgttattcgaCAAATGTCCATAtgttaactgaattcttctctacctagtttaaaaaaaaaactaaaacctaATACTTTCGGCCTTTAGAGTTTTAATATCAATACAATGCGGTACATTTAATTCCTGTAAAGGTGTGCATAACATTCTTGGTGTAATTTTCATCCCCTCAAATGTCACACTGTGTTCAATTTTTCTTCTTACAAACAGGAGTGGCAGTGTGATTACGACGTATATAATTGGAACAAACAAAGTCAATTCCTCTGAAATTCAGAAGGCAAACGAAGAAGTTGTAAGTACACTTCAGAGCTACAATGTTGACAACACATCCTTCACAGCAGCTCTCATAGGTAAGCTCACAAACACTATTTTCATCATTCATCATCAGGTTTTTGCTGTGCTGTCTTCTTGATAGTGGACAGCATTCATTTCACATAACAGTATGTCTGTATTACAAATCATATACAGATGGTTATAGGTTTAATTCCCCCTCTTGACCCTTTCTTGGCCCTAATCTGGAtcacttaataataataataataataataataataataataataaatctctatttatatagcacttatCAAAACAAAAGTGGTTCAACAAGAAAACAtggaacaaattaaataaaatattaagaatatttaatagtaaataagaaattattcctcatgttgacaaatgtcaATAAGACTCCAatggcaatcaaaaggctacaATCAGAACTACAATacatactgaaagctctcttataccccgataaaggaagcaattgaactcATGTGACTAAACAaaacacctgtgatgccatttgtcccaaacattgaaATGGTGGAacttttcataaaaatgttatggtgaaatacccttaaataaaagctcagaatgtgcactttaaccacgtaTGAAaggtttgattacaaatctggaattgtggagcacagagccaaatcaagaaaaaaatgtctttgtccgaaacattatggagctcattgtatttATGTGAAATCAGCAAGTGCTTATTTGTGGGCCAATGTCTTTTCTctttagaaaatacatttgagaATCTGAATATGGTCTTTTATGGAGATAACATGTCTTTGAATTGTAATCCAACTGTGGACAAAGAGGGAAATAAGGTAACCTGGAAGTTGAATGGAATGAATATTACAAGTGCTTCAAAATATGCGATCAACGAGATGACATCAAATCTGATTGTAAAGAGCATTCTTATATCTGACAGCGGTAAGTAATTCAGATATCCATCCCCCTGAGCTTTACTTACTGTTATTATTCCACAACATTCTTACTTAACCAAAGTGATTTTCAACAGTGCTTTTTAAACTAATGCTGTAACGGCGTGTctcgtggcgtagcctgtagagcactgtccacatgctcattaggagcatattttttacagtctctgattagGAGCCGCCACGTCGGCGGTGCGAATCCGACCACGTGACCATTGGCGCACgtcactctctcttccctgttcttcctgtctctctacactgtcctgtccaataaagctaaAAAGcccccaaaaaatatttttaaaataatgctgtaCACTGCATGGCTTCCTATCATCAGTCAACAGGTCAGTTGGGTGGGTTTCCAAGGAGTGAACATTCtctctaaaaacaaaaacccagtaAAAACCGAAAACAGTAAGCCTTATACTGTACAATCCAGGAGTCATGATCCGCAGTACCCATACTTCACCACTAGAGAAAgccatttcattacattacattacattataggcatttagtagacgctcttatccagagcgacttacacaacttttacttagcactttacattgtatccatttatacagctggatatatactgaagcaatgcaggttaagtaccttgctcaagggtacaacagcagtgtccttacccgggattcgaacctacgacctttcggttacaagcgcagttccttacccactgcgccacactccgcCACATTTCCTTTCCTGTGCTTGTCAGAAGTACACAATTTACCTTCTTTTCATTCAACCATAACTTTAGGTGGAAAACACATCAAACATGTCTTTTaagtttctttgaaaaaaaaaaaaaaacgattgtATACCTCTTCTTTATTTCCACAGGAACATATGAATGCTCTGTGCAAATTGGCGTTGTGCAGTTTATCCGAAAGAAGTACATTGCAGTGCAGCCTACACCCGCAGTGATTGTGGAGAATCAAGTCAGCTACAGCCGCTGCAATCAAAAGGTCGAATTGAAGTGCTGTGGAAGGGCACCCAACTTCAGCCTACAGTGGATCGAAAATAGTCAACAACTGAGTAAATTCCCATGTTGTTTTTTCTAATGTACAGGTAGTTGAGCTTCCAGGGCCTGCTTATATTGTGTTTGTTGTTCCTCCGCGTATGCGTTTAATTAGGATCAGTCATACTCTTTTTGAGTCATTCACACTTTTTAGTGTCATAATTCTCTGCATATTAGGCAATCTACCATCAACACGTGTATGGGATTACTATCAATGTTCTTTCAGAGTTTTGAGGTAGAGGtacattcagaaaagaaaatattctgTGGCCATGGCAACATTCAAATTCTAACTGATGAGCTTGATATTCAGCAGCCAATAACAAAGATGAGATTGATAGGAACATAATGTTTCACTTCAGCATAGAAACATACTATTTTGGCAAGTTCTGTCTCAAATTAAAGACAGCACTTATTAATTTAAACTTAAAAGCAATCTGGCTAGTGATATGCTACGCTGAAGTTAGTGGGCTATTCTTTCAGTTGTACTGCAGTCAGCAACTCATAAGAATAGATGGATATTGTGATATCGACATGTGTTAGAGATCGATACAGAGATCCTTCTGCACCATTGCAGAACAAAGCTTAATTAAAGTTGTAGACCACTAGCAGTCATCCAAGAGAGGAATAAAACCCTATGAAATAAACCCACATTTGGAGGCTTGCAAGTGCACATTCAGAATCAAAAtgaagtcactctggatagaAATGTATTCATACCAGAAAGGTTTTGTAAATATGACAGCTACAtctattttgatgtttttaacatgttttttcccctgcagCATCCTGTAATGATATTATTTCCTGTAAAGACAATTGCACTACGATCGACGTGACGTGCCAAAATGAAGGGGAAATCAAAAcattcatttgcaaaatgacatttgaaaagAAAGAGCTCACAAAGGAAGCTACTGTGCACTTCATCAAAAACGGTCAGTGTTGATGGGTTTGACCATTTTACTAATTTCCACTGTCTGGTCTcataacctaaaggtcacaggtttgatttccaggtgggacactgcctttgttcccttgagcaaggtacttaacctgcatcacCCCAGTatgcatccagctgtataaatggatgcactgtaaatgctatgtatGTAAAAAGCTgaataagtcgctctggataagagtgcctggtaaatgcctgcaatgtaattgCAATGAGTTGTGATACACTGGGAGTAGGTTGTGATATCAACCTAATCCCTCTCACTTGTTAATTactgattttcatttaaatgcggGATTAACTCAAGAGCATACAAGCTCATTTTTGACGTATGAAAATACCAGCCTGTCCATATGTCATATGAGCCATGCGCTCAAGCAATAGAATGCATTAAGCAGTTCCAGTACAACTGTGGAGAGACCTCACGTAAAAGTCATGtaaaactgatattttttcatcatttcctcCAGGTGTGATATTTACTTGTAACGACAGTGTGTACGGCCCTGGAACAGAAAATGACATCGCTGTTGTAGGCTGCGTTAACGAAACAGAAGGCAGCAGGGCGGCACAGTGCAAGAGTagcaagtggacgtttgtgaaCAACACCTGCCTCTCACCAGCAATTAAGGAGCTACAATTAAAATCACAGGTAATATCCCGTTCCTTATAATACGGCCAGCTCTAATTACAGAAATTGCTATTTATTACACTGTGTTCGTACATTTGGATACTCCCTAATTTCTGAACAgtattttaccaaaaaaagaaaaaaatttaccaatgaagagaacagaaaagaaaatgggttCAACACCAACACAGCAAACTGTTTGAATGTTAATCGAAAGCTTGCAGCTAAATCGAGCAAACTTCACAAACCTCTGGTCTAAGAAGGGCAAAGCCACATATCCTTCGACAAGAAGTGAATTTCTCAGGCGATGACGTTGCCTCTAATCAATTTCAGTGAGAGCCGATTCTTTTTGAGTCCACGAAGCAAGCTGGAATAGCTGGCGACGCCAGACAAGACGGCGACGGCCGGGAccgataaccaatcagattacagaTACGATGTGTAAatcggaccccccccccccccccccccccccccaatttcaaattttattaagCCCACAAGCAACTGATTGTGGGAGGTGAGACCGAGGCCCAGCGATTTAGTTTGAGGAGGTGTGGCTTCACTCTAAGGGCTGAACATCCTGAATGTCCTTAACCCTTGTAAAATGCCCGTGCTTCTTTTTGAAAGATGTGGCTCACATGACCCTTAATATCAGTGGGGCCACaaatttgatatttaatttttccatctttttttttttgttgttgttctaaTGTGCAGGTTTTGGATAAAGACATTCCAGGGTTTGTACAGGAACTCTATCAGGTCAACATGAAGTTGATCGATGATGTAGTCATTTCTACTGCAAATATTTTAACTGATGTGGACATACTGCAGAATATTATAGTagctataaataaaaatggaactcGTTTCAACGAAAGTGTGATTCAGGTATGAAATATTGACTATTAATTTTCCTAACTGATATGTTTATGCACACTATATCACTAAATCCTGTAGCATAGCATTGCCTCATACATACCTTTTTTCAGTATTCttatttccttttctatttCTATACCCAATTTTAACATCCACACTTTTTAATATTAACATCcagattttaatattatttggtaaaattgtttcttttaattttatttttgatcttCATATCATAACTTCATACTTCATATTCACATTCATAATGTTTTACATACCTTGTTTGTTTCAATGTAAATCTTGGAGATGGAAATATGTGATTTTTGGCGATGAGAAGTGATGAAAAGATATTATATTATGAGGATACTGAgtgggaaatatttatttcactgtgataACAATACACTGCTGTAAAAGGGAACAGCGTTtctatgtataataataataataataataataataataataataataataattgactATGATTAGATAGTAGTGCCAAATAAAAGATATAAAAGCCAACTAATTATCATGTTTATGTAaggctgaagcacacacagtaaGTAAGATCCTGACTCTGACTGAGTTttcctgtttcattttcagaattttctgaataCTGTGGATATTTTAGTTTCTGAAGAAACAACTTTAACCTGGAACATATtaaacaacaacaccaacactaACGGGACCGGCTCTAAGTTACTGAATACAGTAGAGGAAATCGTAAAGGTCATCAGCAACCCTTCCACCAATATATCAACATCCACACTGCAGTTAAACAAAGCAATATACTCTGAGGACTACAACATATCCTATTTTAATTCAACTGACAATGTAATGGTATTTCAATCGATGCCTAGCTCCCGATCTGAAATTACTACTGTACGCTTTCTTACCCTGGACATAGTTTTACCGCCACGGAACCTCACCAGTTCGAATAACACGATTAACGGAGCCGTCTTATTAGCCTACACGAACAGCACAGTTGCTAAAGTTACTCTGACATTCAAAATAAGAAACAGAACACTGGGCAATCCACAGTGTGTCTTCTGGAACTTCACAGAAACAGCCTGGGACTCATCGGGGTGCGAGGTGCAACCTGGCGGGAACGAGAGCATAACGTGCGTCTGTAACCACCTGACCTCCTTCTCCATATTGATGTCACCTTTCATCCCCGAAGCATTCAGACGCATTTTGGATTTCATCACCTACATTGGAGTGGCCATATCTATGGGCAGCCTGGTCCTGTGTCTCATCATTGAAGCCATCGTTTGGACCGCCGTCACCAGAAACAACATATCGCACATGCGGCACGTCACCATCGTCAACATCGCTGTGTCCCTGCTGATCGCAAACATATGGTTCATCATCGGGGCGGCCATAAGTAATGTGAAGACGCCAGTCGGACCCTGCAGTGCTGCAACTTTTTTCATCCACTTCTTTTACCTGGCCTTGTTCTTCTGGATGTTGATTTCAGGCGTCCTGCTTTTTTACCACATGGTCATGGTCTTCTCTCACATGTCCAAGAGGGTGATGATGGCTATCAGCTTCACGGTAGGCTATGGTGCCCCCCTAATCATTGCCGTCGTCACGGTGGCAGTCACAGCACCACAGAACGGATACTTCCGGCCAGACGACGCCTGCTGGCTCAACTGGTTTCAGACAAAGGCTCTCCTTGCTTTTGTGATTCCTGCCCTGGCCATAGTGGCCATAAATTTCATCATCCTGATTGTGGTACTGTATAAATTGATAAGGAGGGGAACTGGAGAGAACCAGACAGACGAAAGAAATGCAGTGGTGGTCATCGCAAGGTGCATCGCTGTCCTCACCCCTTTCTTTGGACTCACGTGGGGTTTCGGATTAGGAATTATGATCGAACCACAAAACATTGGCCTCCACATTGTGTTCACCGTTCTCAATTCATTACAGGTACTCATAGATGTTTATGCATTCTGGTTTTATCCAAGTGATTTTACGTTATGCTTAGTTTATTTGATGTATctccatgaaataaaatgatatgTGCAAAATGTATAGAGTATTTAAAGGAATTATTGATTTtcagtacatatatatatatactggttGCGTCTTACACAATTATTTAGTCTGCCAACACTGATgctaaaaactaaaattaatgctttgtgtttttcttgtgaAGGGTTTCTTTGTTTTAGTGTTTGGAATACTGTTAGACAGCAGGGTAAGTTCTGGagttttaacattatttatatgTTAATTTATTGCTGGAAACAAttagaagtttaaaaaaaaaaaaaaacattttcttgcgTTCTTCGGCATTTCCAGGAGTAATTGCCTGTTCTTTTCCTGCAGATACGAGCAGCATTAGCAGGGAGGTTTTCATTTATACACACAAGCTCCAACCGCACAAGGGTAAGTGCAGGCGACTGTGTGTTTCAATCCACTTCCTGCAAGGTACTGCTCTGGAACTGTtttcttaaaggcatactatgcaggatttttaccttgaaataCTATAAAATAATCATGCTCAGttatatctatgatgcactggcaatctctgtctttgcTCACGTTTGCTGAATCCATGCTTCTCTTCCTGTATTTCTTCTAAGATGTGTTCAGGGCGTTTCTGGGTGTGacacttttctgtgtggggagggttTGGTGTGGCTACAGAGTTTGTGGGGTGGAATCAGTTTTTCGCAGAGCATTTCTGCAATGGCGGAGTTGAAGAAGCACAAgtacagcgaagcaaaacaaCAAGTCGTCAGGGCTCGATCGAAACCACTGTATGCCATGAaagattaatatttattttacagagcaCAAGTGGAGGTCCCTCTTCATCAAGTGGATTGGGTCTGTTTCAAAGACGAGGCAGAAGAGGTAAGCAGAGTGGACTGAGAACAACCTATAAAGCATATGTGTGAGATTGtacattatttgaaatacattatgtttggtgtgtgtgggtctaaATTGTTTGGACATATCCCTTCAAAACTCGTTTCCAATTAAATCAAGGCATTGTCTTTTAAATCTAAGAGTGTCATAGAAACCCCTATTTAAACTTTATAATTCACAATGAAATGCgaaatatatttccttttttttcagatgcataCCATGTCTCAGAAGCCGCAACTTCAAGCCAATCAAACGCTGCTTCAGATTCTTTCCTCAATACTTAGTGCTGTTCGGCATGGCTGTCTATGTTGTTATATGATCATATACCTCAAGACCATGGACACGCGAACGGCTAATTGTCAATATGTTTTATTCGTTTAGAAAGCACTTTTTTTATCcagatatttttattcttcagtttcCTCTCATTTTGTAAACACCATTTTGTCCTACAGTCTTTGAAATACTCATACAAAATTCATACTGACATTTGTACTGCCCATACACAGTATATCATTGTTGAATTGCACTGTATATGCCGCCATTTATTTTAGCCCGAGGGACTCTAGTCTAATACAATCAGGgacttcagtcaagaccttgattTTGTTGAATCAGATGGTTTACTGTTGCGGGAGACAAAGGTGTGCAGCCACACAGGCCCGTCTCAGGAAAGATTAGACACTCCTGCTTTAAAAGTCTTTCTCCATCCCTATTGTGTATGTGATTTGCCATTGTAGACCGAGTGGTATCACCTTGCACGTGGACGCCCATGCCATAAAAACGGCTCTCCAAGCTGCCTGCCTAACAGGAAACAGTTACACCAGTCAGGGCTCCTCGTTTTGTAGTGTTCACCTGGAGTAGGTGTTTCCCTGTAAGACGGAACAACGAATGCGCTGCACCTGCctgtactgtaaaatgttttgtatgaAACAAGGACAGTCCTTTTAACCTTCTTATTGAGTAAATTCAAAGTTGATTACACAATGAATAGTTTGCTGTCagtcaaatcaaacttgtacaGGTTGGAATTTCTGAAATGTGAACgtggtcatttttaaatgatcaatcCCCTTTCTTTTCCAGTTGATTCCAATCCATGTGCAGTCTAGCTGTAAATTGAAGTCTCTCTTAATTtttgcaaattacattttagcatttagcattttgtGCTGTGGTTGTTTTGCAGTCTGTTTTGTACCCATGTGACATGCagcgagctccataatgtttggcacaaaaacatatatattttttccttgatGACAGTTAATTGTTTGAGCTATCTATTGTGCATTGTGTAGctatgtatttgtttgtcttgtcattatttcttttcattGTAGGCCATTTTGTCAATTGTATGTAGATGCTGAAGGAATTTCATGATGGAGTCTATTAAAACACTCTTAGCCCTACTATATTCTGTCATTGATGGCATACAGTTAGGGGATCCTGGGGTTGGTTGGCACTCTTTTCACTCTTTGCCATATTTATCCAGCAAAATTGACATTACTTTATCCAGTAACAAGCTCTCAGCTATAAATTCGTTTTAATATCCAATAATGTTTATTTGGTGACCTTACTTTGGAAAAGTCATGCTGTTCACTTGTGCCAACCCCAAGGATAAACCCAACTGAGATAGATATCTCTTTTGACATAAGACACAAAGTTACACAAGACAGTAGACAAACAAGTTACAGACatcaaatggagaaagagacagcagtgtaacagtaaTTAAAAGCAGTGTGGAGGTTAAAAACAGGAGAATATTTCAGTCACACTTCCCTGCGGCGGCGAGGACgccgcacgcagacacacactt
Coding sequences within it:
- the LOC118230344 gene encoding adhesion G protein-coupled receptor F5-like isoform X5, with the protein product MAILTVLSLTVLLVIGNILGTEAEGLLNTADNSFPVAFPTASLVLVQFQEKGNGTTPTIPPNTTLAQLPSEYIIEIEVNVSDPAVLNELQCLLQKVSFPFQVNTRINITHVNLTTVCNISECTIPSKGPFCPASTTPTIPPTTTLDTTSTKPPTTTLGTTSSFTVSTTQLPSEYIIEIEVNVSDPAVLNELQCLLQKVSFPFQVNTRINITHVNLTTVCNISECTIPSKGPFCPASTTPTIPPTTTLDTTSTKPPTNTPGTTPSYNVSTDTTSTKPPTKTPDTTSTKPPTKIPAPTSVGMPTTTAKAKFDLHMSFKIIGQTYNPRLNDTSSQEYIQLEKIVKNAIDEIFRMTVKGYIGVSDIRFSSGSVITTYIIGTNKVNSSEIQKANEEVVSTLQSYNVDNTSFTAALIENTFENLNMVFYGDNMSLNCNPTVDKEGNKVTWKLNGMNITSASKYAINEMTSNLIVKSILISDSGTYECSVQIGVVQFIRKKYIAVQPTPAVIVENQVSYSRCNQKVELKCCGRAPNFSLQWIENSQQLTSCNDIISCKDNCTTIDVTCQNEGEIKTFICKMTFEKKELTKEATVHFIKNGVIFTCNDSVYGPGTENDIAVVGCVNETEGSRAAQCKSSKWTFVNNTCLSPAIKELQLKSQVLDKDIPGFVQELYQVNMKLIDDVVISTANILTDVDILQNIIVAINKNGTRFNESVIQNFLNTVDILVSEETTLTWNILNNNTNTNGTGSKLLNTVEEIVKVISNPSTNISTSTLQLNKAIYSEDYNISYFNSTDNVMVFQSMPSSRSEITTVRFLTLDIVLPPRNLTSSNNTINGAVLLAYTNSTVAKVTLTFKIRNRTLGNPQCVFWNFTETAWDSSGCEVQPGGNESITCVCNHLTSFSILMSPFIPEAFRRILDFITYIGVAISMGSLVLCLIIEAIVWTAVTRNNISHMRHVTIVNIAVSLLIANIWFIIGAAISNVKTPVGPCSAATFFIHFFYLALFFWMLISGVLLFYHMVMVFSHMSKRVMMAISFTVGYGAPLIIAVVTVAVTAPQNGYFRPDDACWLNWFQTKALLAFVIPALAIVAINFIILIVVLYKLIRRGTGENQTDERNAVVVIARCIAVLTPFFGLTWGFGLGIMIEPQNIGLHIVFTVLNSLQGFFVLVFGILLDSRIRAALAGRFSFIHTSSNRTRSTSGGPSSSSGLGLFQRRGRRDAYHVSEAATSSQSNAASDSFLNT
- the LOC118230344 gene encoding adhesion G protein-coupled receptor F5-like isoform X1 produces the protein MAILTVLSLTVLLVIGNILGTEAEGLLNTADNSFPVAFPTASLVLVQFQEKGNGTTPTIPPNTTLAQLPSEYIIEIEVNVSDPAVLNELQCLLQKVSFPFQVNTRINITHVNLTTVCNISECTIPSKGPFCPASTTPTIPPTTTLDTTSTKPPTTTLGTTSSFTVSTTQLPSEYIIEIEVNVSDPAVLNELQCLLQKVSFPFQVNTRINITHVNLTTVCNISECTIPSKGPFCPASTTPTIPPTTTLDTTSTKPPTNTPGTTPSYNVSTDTTSTKPPTKTPDTTSTKPPTKIPAPVNVGMPTTTAKKATPTSVGMPTTTAKAKFDLHMSFKIIGQTYNPRLNDTSSQEYIQLEKIVKNAIDEIFRMTVKGYIGVSDIRFSSGSVITTYIIGTNKVNSSEIQKANEEVVSTLQSYNVDNTSFTAALIENTFENLNMVFYGDNMSLNCNPTVDKEGNKVTWKLNGMNITSASKYAINEMTSNLIVKSILISDSGTYECSVQIGVVQFIRKKYIAVQPTPAVIVENQVSYSRCNQKVELKCCGRAPNFSLQWIENSQQLTSCNDIISCKDNCTTIDVTCQNEGEIKTFICKMTFEKKELTKEATVHFIKNGVIFTCNDSVYGPGTENDIAVVGCVNETEGSRAAQCKSSKWTFVNNTCLSPAIKELQLKSQVLDKDIPGFVQELYQVNMKLIDDVVISTANILTDVDILQNIIVAINKNGTRFNESVIQNFLNTVDILVSEETTLTWNILNNNTNTNGTGSKLLNTVEEIVKVISNPSTNISTSTLQLNKAIYSEDYNISYFNSTDNVMVFQSMPSSRSEITTVRFLTLDIVLPPRNLTSSNNTINGAVLLAYTNSTVAKVTLTFKIRNRTLGNPQCVFWNFTETAWDSSGCEVQPGGNESITCVCNHLTSFSILMSPFIPEAFRRILDFITYIGVAISMGSLVLCLIIEAIVWTAVTRNNISHMRHVTIVNIAVSLLIANIWFIIGAAISNVKTPVGPCSAATFFIHFFYLALFFWMLISGVLLFYHMVMVFSHMSKRVMMAISFTVGYGAPLIIAVVTVAVTAPQNGYFRPDDACWLNWFQTKALLAFVIPALAIVAINFIILIVVLYKLIRRGTGENQTDERNAVVVIARCIAVLTPFFGLTWGFGLGIMIEPQNIGLHIVFTVLNSLQGFFVLVFGILLDSRIRAALAGRFSFIHTSSNRTRSTSGGPSSSSGLGLFQRRGRRDAYHVSEAATSSQSNAASDSFLNT